The following are encoded together in the Glycine max cultivar Williams 82 chromosome 8, Glycine_max_v4.0, whole genome shotgun sequence genome:
- the LOC100806389 gene encoding 2,3-dimethylmalate lyase isoform X1 yields MKVSAVGTSSVTLSSLFRFESGSVSLLSKSKSSFGVACSLASSSPAKALRRILDSPGVHQGPACFDALSAKLVENAGFQFCFSSGFSISAASLALPDTGLISYAEMLHQGQLITQSVSIPVIGDADNGYGNAMNLKRTLKGYIAAGFAGIILEDQVSPKACGHTRGRRVVSREEAVMKIKAAVDARRESGSDIVIVARSDARQAVSLEEALVRSRAFADAGADVLFIDALASREEMKAFCDVSPLVPKMANMLEGGGKTPILNPMELQDIGFKIVAYPLSLIGVSIRAMQDSLTAIRGGRIPPPGSMPSFEEIKDILGFNAYYEEEKRYATTTNPQLSKRESSNLYSIQRRDQVDTEQTNQSFKDPIVEVITPDDVYNKYGADSSRNPFSGIWSRTLRVKITGRDGFERLDLRIPAGFLDGITNIVPALGGINIKELLDDATEEVGGKLLLDFQDRMGDRIQVFLE; encoded by the exons ATGAAGGTTTCAGCGGTTGGCACTAGCAGTGTTACCCTTTCTTCCCTCTTCCGATTTGAATCTGGTTCGGTTTCGCTGTTATCAAAATCCAAATCATCATTTGGCGTAGCATGCTCTTTGGCTTCTTCTTCACCTGCGAAGGCGCTTCGCAGAATCCTGGACTCCCCAGGGGTCCACCAAGGTCCTGCTTGCTTCGACGCTCTCAGCGCCAAACTCGTTGAGAACGCCGGCTTCCAATTCTGCTTCAGCAGCGGCTTCTCTATTTCCGCCGCCAGCCTCGCCTTGCCCGACACTGGCCTCATCTCTTACGCCGAAATGCTCCATCAGGGACAACTCATCACCCAATCCGTCTCCATTCCCGTCATCGGCGACGCCGACAACGGCTACGGCAATGCCATGAACCTCAAGAGAACTCTCAAGGGATACATCGCAGCCGGATTCGCCGGAATCATTCTCGAAGATCAG gtTTCTCCTAAAGCGTGTGGGCACACGCGCGGGAGGCGAGTGGTTTCTCGAGAAGAGGCGGTGATGAAGATTAAGGCGGCCGTTGATGCGAGGAGAGAGAGCGGTTCCGACATTGTGATTGTGGCGCGCAGTGATGCTCGGCAAGCTGTGTCGTTGGAGGAAGCGCTTGTTAGGTCAAGGGCCTTTGCGGATGCTGGAGCTGATGTTCTTTTCATCGACGCCCTTGCTTCCAGGGAAGAGATGAAGGCTTTCTGCGACGTTTCTCCGCTCGTTCCCAAAATG GCCAATATGCTCGAAGGAGGTGGCAAGACACCCATACTTAATCCTATGGAGCTTCAAgatattggttttaaaattgttGCGTATCCACTTTCCTTGATCGGGGTTTCTATACGAGCAATGCAG GATTCACTCACTGCCATTCGAGGTGGCCGTATTCCTCCTCCCGGAAGCATGCCAtcttttgaagaaattaaggATATCTTAGGTTTCAATGCTTACTATGAAGAAGAGAAGCGTTATGCTACAACCACCAATCCGCAGCTTTCCAAGAGAG AGAGCAGTAACCTATACAGTATACAACGGCGAGATCAAGTTGATACAGAGCAGACAAATCAAAGTTTCAAAGATCCAATTGTGGAAGTTATAACACCTGATGATGTGTACAATAAATATGGTGCAGATAGTTCAAGGAACCCTTTTTCTGGTATCTGGTCTCGAACTCTCAGAGTAAAAATAACTGGCAGAGATGGATTTGAGAGACTTGATCTTAGGATTCCT GCTGGGTTTCTGGATGGAATCACAAACATAGTTCCTG CTTTGGGTGGCATAAACATCAAAGAGCTTTTAGATGATGCTACTGAGGAAGTTGGGGGGAAACTCTTGTTAGATTTTCAAGACAGGATGGGTGACAGAATTCAAGTATTTCTGGAGTGA
- the LOC100805326 gene encoding uncharacterized protein LOC100805326 (The RefSeq protein has 2 substitutions compared to this genomic sequence), with protein sequence MSMQIWTRNTLIGLGLGQFLSLLITSTGFTSSELAKKGINAPTSQSFLNYVFSTLVYGTVLLYRRKALKAKWYYYIILGLVDVEANFLVVKAYQYTSLTSVMLLDCWSIPSVMLLTWLFLKTKYRFKKITGVVVCVAGLVLVVFSDVHSGDRAGGSNPRKGDLLVIAGATLYAISNVSEEFLVKSADRVELMAMLGLSGGIISAIQISILERNELKSIHWSAKAALPFVGFAVAMFMFYSLVPVLLKINGSTMLNLSLLTSDMWAVLIRIFAYHEKVDWMYFVSFGAVTIGLIIYSGGDRDDDQHPPNAAIDDHRPAVKQDEEANSGNHSKGAAAGSSKTWVA encoded by the exons ATGAGCATGCA GATTTGGACCCGAAACACGTTAATAGGTCTCGGCTTGGGTcagtttctttctcttctcatcaCTTCCACCGGCTTCACTTCCTCTGAATTGGCTAAAAAAG GAATTAATGCTCCAACTTCACAGTCGTTTCTGAATTATGTGTTCTTGACGCTTGTCTATGGAACTGTTCTCCTATATCGAAGGAAAGCACTCAAG GCAAAATGGTACTATTATATAATTCTCGGATTGGTTGATGTAGAAGCAAATTTTCTTG TTGTGAAGGCATACCAATACACCTCACTCACCAGTGTGATGCTGCTTGACTGCTGGTCAATTCCGTCCGTCATGCTTCTTACATGGCTTTtcttgaaaacaaaatatagattCAAAAAGATTACTGGTGTAGTTGTTTGCGTTGCTGGCCTTGTCTTGGTTGTGTTTTCTGATGTTCATTCAGGTGACCGTGCAG GTGGAAGCAATCCTCGTAAAGGGGACCTTCTTGTTATTGCCGGTGCTACCTTGTATGCAATCAGTAATGTCAGTGAG GAGTTTCTTGTGAAAAGTGCTGATAGAGTTGAGCTTATGGCAATGTTAGGTCTCTCTGGTGGCATTATCAGTGCCATTCAAAT AAGCATACTTGAGCGCAATGAACTTAAATCTATTCATTGGTCGGCTGAGGCA GCGCTTCCTTTTGTTGGATTTGCAGTGGCCATGTTTATGTTTTACTCTTTAGTCCCTGTTCTGCTTAAG ATCAATGGTTCTACAATGCTAAATTTGTCTCTGTTGACCTCAGACATGTGGGCTGTCTTAATTCGTATTTTTGCGTACCATGAGAAG GTTGATTGGATGTACTTTGTGTCATTTGGTGCCGTTACCATTGGGCTCATAATCTATTCAGG AGGGGACAGAGATGATGATCAACACCCTCCAAACGCTGCTATCGATGATCATCGCCCTGCAGTCAAACAAGATGAAGAAGCCAATTCAGGAAATCATAGCAAAGGAGCTGCGGCTGGAAGCTCAAAAACATGGGTAGCTTAG
- the LOC100806389 gene encoding 2,3-dimethylmalate lyase isoform X3, translating to MKVSAVGTSSVTLSSLFRFESGSVSLLSKSKSSFGVACSLASSSPAKALRRILDSPGVHQGPACFDALSAKLVENAGFQFCFSSGFSISAASLALPDTGLISYAEMLHQGQLITQSVSIPVIGDADNGYGNAMNLKRTLKGYIAAGFAGIILEDQVSPKACGHTRGRRVVSREEAVMKIKAAVDARRESGSDIVIVARSDARQAVSLEEALVRSRAFADAGADVLFIDALASREEMKAFCDVSPLVPKMANMLEGGGKTPILNPMELQDIGFKIVAYPLSLIGVSIRAMQDSLTAIRGGRIPPPGSMPSFEEIKDILGFNAYYEEEKRYATTTNPQLSKRVTYTVYNGEIKLIQSRQIKVSKIQLWKL from the exons ATGAAGGTTTCAGCGGTTGGCACTAGCAGTGTTACCCTTTCTTCCCTCTTCCGATTTGAATCTGGTTCGGTTTCGCTGTTATCAAAATCCAAATCATCATTTGGCGTAGCATGCTCTTTGGCTTCTTCTTCACCTGCGAAGGCGCTTCGCAGAATCCTGGACTCCCCAGGGGTCCACCAAGGTCCTGCTTGCTTCGACGCTCTCAGCGCCAAACTCGTTGAGAACGCCGGCTTCCAATTCTGCTTCAGCAGCGGCTTCTCTATTTCCGCCGCCAGCCTCGCCTTGCCCGACACTGGCCTCATCTCTTACGCCGAAATGCTCCATCAGGGACAACTCATCACCCAATCCGTCTCCATTCCCGTCATCGGCGACGCCGACAACGGCTACGGCAATGCCATGAACCTCAAGAGAACTCTCAAGGGATACATCGCAGCCGGATTCGCCGGAATCATTCTCGAAGATCAG gtTTCTCCTAAAGCGTGTGGGCACACGCGCGGGAGGCGAGTGGTTTCTCGAGAAGAGGCGGTGATGAAGATTAAGGCGGCCGTTGATGCGAGGAGAGAGAGCGGTTCCGACATTGTGATTGTGGCGCGCAGTGATGCTCGGCAAGCTGTGTCGTTGGAGGAAGCGCTTGTTAGGTCAAGGGCCTTTGCGGATGCTGGAGCTGATGTTCTTTTCATCGACGCCCTTGCTTCCAGGGAAGAGATGAAGGCTTTCTGCGACGTTTCTCCGCTCGTTCCCAAAATG GCCAATATGCTCGAAGGAGGTGGCAAGACACCCATACTTAATCCTATGGAGCTTCAAgatattggttttaaaattgttGCGTATCCACTTTCCTTGATCGGGGTTTCTATACGAGCAATGCAG GATTCACTCACTGCCATTCGAGGTGGCCGTATTCCTCCTCCCGGAAGCATGCCAtcttttgaagaaattaaggATATCTTAGGTTTCAATGCTTACTATGAAGAAGAGAAGCGTTATGCTACAACCACCAATCCGCAGCTTTCCAAGAGAG TAACCTATACAGTATACAACGGCGAGATCAAGTTGATACAGAGCAGACAAATCAAAGTTTCAAAGATCCAATTGTGGAAGTTATAA
- the LOC100806389 gene encoding 2,3-dimethylmalate lyase isoform X2 yields MKVSAVGTSSVTLSSLFRFESGSVSLLSKSKSSFGVACSLASSSPAKALRRILDSPGVHQGPACFDALSAKLVENAGFQFCFSSGFSISAASLALPDTGLISYAEMLHQGQLITQSVSIPVIGDADNGYGNAMNLKRTLKGYIAAGFAGIILEDQVSPKACGHTRGRRVVSREEAVMKIKAAVDARRESGSDIVIVARSDARQAVSLEEALVRSRAFADAGADVLFIDALASREEMKAFCDVSPLVPKMANMLEGGGKTPILNPMELQDIGFKIVAYPLSLIGVSIRAMQDSLTAIRGGRIPPPGSMPSFEEIKDILGFNAYYEEEKRYATTTNPQLSKRDSSRNPFSGIWSRTLRVKITGRDGFERLDLRIPAGFLDGITNIVPALGGINIKELLDDATEEVGGKLLLDFQDRMGDRIQVFLE; encoded by the exons ATGAAGGTTTCAGCGGTTGGCACTAGCAGTGTTACCCTTTCTTCCCTCTTCCGATTTGAATCTGGTTCGGTTTCGCTGTTATCAAAATCCAAATCATCATTTGGCGTAGCATGCTCTTTGGCTTCTTCTTCACCTGCGAAGGCGCTTCGCAGAATCCTGGACTCCCCAGGGGTCCACCAAGGTCCTGCTTGCTTCGACGCTCTCAGCGCCAAACTCGTTGAGAACGCCGGCTTCCAATTCTGCTTCAGCAGCGGCTTCTCTATTTCCGCCGCCAGCCTCGCCTTGCCCGACACTGGCCTCATCTCTTACGCCGAAATGCTCCATCAGGGACAACTCATCACCCAATCCGTCTCCATTCCCGTCATCGGCGACGCCGACAACGGCTACGGCAATGCCATGAACCTCAAGAGAACTCTCAAGGGATACATCGCAGCCGGATTCGCCGGAATCATTCTCGAAGATCAG gtTTCTCCTAAAGCGTGTGGGCACACGCGCGGGAGGCGAGTGGTTTCTCGAGAAGAGGCGGTGATGAAGATTAAGGCGGCCGTTGATGCGAGGAGAGAGAGCGGTTCCGACATTGTGATTGTGGCGCGCAGTGATGCTCGGCAAGCTGTGTCGTTGGAGGAAGCGCTTGTTAGGTCAAGGGCCTTTGCGGATGCTGGAGCTGATGTTCTTTTCATCGACGCCCTTGCTTCCAGGGAAGAGATGAAGGCTTTCTGCGACGTTTCTCCGCTCGTTCCCAAAATG GCCAATATGCTCGAAGGAGGTGGCAAGACACCCATACTTAATCCTATGGAGCTTCAAgatattggttttaaaattgttGCGTATCCACTTTCCTTGATCGGGGTTTCTATACGAGCAATGCAG GATTCACTCACTGCCATTCGAGGTGGCCGTATTCCTCCTCCCGGAAGCATGCCAtcttttgaagaaattaaggATATCTTAGGTTTCAATGCTTACTATGAAGAAGAGAAGCGTTATGCTACAACCACCAATCCGCAGCTTTCCAAGAGAG ATAGTTCAAGGAACCCTTTTTCTGGTATCTGGTCTCGAACTCTCAGAGTAAAAATAACTGGCAGAGATGGATTTGAGAGACTTGATCTTAGGATTCCT GCTGGGTTTCTGGATGGAATCACAAACATAGTTCCTG CTTTGGGTGGCATAAACATCAAAGAGCTTTTAGATGATGCTACTGAGGAAGTTGGGGGGAAACTCTTGTTAGATTTTCAAGACAGGATGGGTGACAGAATTCAAGTATTTCTGGAGTGA
- the LOC100805326 gene encoding uncharacterized protein isoform X1 has translation MMFDFARIWTRNTLIGLGLGQFLSLLITSTGFTSSELAKKGINAPTSQSFLNYVFLTLVYGTVLLYRRKALKAKWYYYIILGLVDVEANFLVVKAYQYTSLTSVMLLDCWSIPSVMLLTWLFLKTKYRFKKITGVVVCVAGLVLVVFSDVHSGDRAGGSNPRKGDLLVIAGATLYAISNVSEEFLVKSADRVELMAMLGLSGGIISAIQISILERNELKSIHWSAEAALPFVGFAVAMFMFYSLVPVLLKINGSTMLNLSLLTSDMWAVLIRIFAYHEKVDWMYFVSFGAVTIGLIIYSGGDRDDDQHPPNAAIDDHRPAVKQDEEANSGNHSKGAAAGSSKTWVA, from the exons ATGATGTTCGACTTTGCCAGGATTTGGACCCGAAACACGTTAATAGGTCTCGGCTTGGGTcagtttctttctcttctcatcaCTTCCACCGGCTTCACTTCCTCTGAATTGGCTAAAAAAG GAATTAATGCTCCAACTTCACAGTCGTTTCTGAATTATGTGTTCTTGACGCTTGTCTATGGAACTGTTCTCCTATATCGAAGGAAAGCACTCAAG GCAAAATGGTACTATTATATAATTCTCGGATTGGTTGATGTAGAAGCAAATTTTCTTG TTGTGAAGGCATACCAATACACCTCACTCACCAGTGTGATGCTGCTTGACTGCTGGTCAATTCCGTCCGTCATGCTTCTTACATGGCTTTtcttgaaaacaaaatatagattCAAAAAGATTACTGGTGTAGTTGTTTGCGTTGCTGGCCTTGTCTTGGTTGTGTTTTCTGATGTTCATTCAGGTGACCGTGCAG GTGGAAGCAATCCTCGTAAAGGGGACCTTCTTGTTATTGCCGGTGCTACCTTGTATGCAATCAGTAATGTCAGTGAG GAGTTTCTTGTGAAAAGTGCTGATAGAGTTGAGCTTATGGCAATGTTAGGTCTCTCTGGTGGCATTATCAGTGCCATTCAAAT AAGCATACTTGAGCGCAATGAACTTAAATCTATTCATTGGTCGGCTGAGGCA GCGCTTCCTTTTGTTGGATTTGCAGTGGCCATGTTTATGTTTTACTCTTTAGTCCCTGTTCTGCTTAAG ATCAATGGTTCTACAATGCTAAATTTGTCTCTGTTGACCTCAGACATGTGGGCTGTCTTAATTCGTATTTTTGCGTACCATGAGAAG GTTGATTGGATGTACTTTGTGTCATTTGGTGCCGTTACCATTGGGCTCATAATCTATTCAGG AGGGGACAGAGATGATGATCAACACCCTCCAAACGCTGCTATCGATGATCATCGCCCTGCAGTCAAACAAGATGAAGAAGCCAATTCAGGAAATCATAGCAAAGGAGCTGCGGCTGGAAGCTCAAAAACATGGGTAGCTTAG